In Halococcus saccharolyticus DSM 5350, the following are encoded in one genomic region:
- a CDS encoding aldo/keto reductase, whose protein sequence is MATENRSDTFDIGGEDTVHRLGFGAMRLTGDEIIGPPDDEDEAREVLQRATELGVDFIDTADSYGPAVSERLIGEALAPYDDAFIATKGGLWRDDRDAAWPRCGEPGYLRNAILGSLDRLQTDQIDLYQFHRPDPDVDYEESVNTFAEFKDEGKVNHVGVSNVSVEQLETARDVVEIATVQNQYNIGDREHEEVLEYCEEHDIGFIPWAPLGSGELDGLDEVAANHDATEYQVGLAWLLQHSPVMLPIPGTSSVDHLEENVAASEIELTDDEVATIEG, encoded by the coding sequence ACCGAAAACCGGAGCGATACGTTCGATATTGGGGGAGAGGACACGGTCCACCGACTGGGCTTCGGCGCGATGCGCCTCACCGGTGACGAGATCATCGGGCCGCCGGACGACGAGGACGAAGCGCGAGAGGTCCTTCAGCGTGCGACCGAGCTCGGCGTGGACTTCATCGACACCGCCGACTCCTACGGCCCGGCGGTTTCCGAGCGCCTGATCGGCGAGGCGCTCGCGCCCTACGACGACGCGTTCATCGCCACCAAGGGTGGACTCTGGCGCGACGACCGTGACGCCGCGTGGCCACGATGTGGCGAACCGGGCTACCTCCGCAACGCGATCCTCGGCAGTCTCGATCGACTCCAAACCGATCAGATCGACCTGTACCAGTTCCACCGCCCGGACCCCGACGTCGACTACGAGGAGTCCGTAAACACCTTCGCGGAGTTCAAAGACGAGGGGAAGGTCAACCACGTCGGCGTCTCGAACGTCTCGGTCGAACAGCTCGAAACCGCGCGCGACGTGGTCGAGATCGCCACCGTCCAGAACCAGTACAACATCGGCGACCGCGAGCACGAGGAAGTCCTCGAATACTGTGAAGAGCACGACATCGGCTTCATCCCGTGGGCACCGCTCGGCTCGGGCGAACTCGACGGGCTCGACGAAGTCGCGGCCAACCACGACGCGACCGAGTACCAGGTCGGCCTCGCGTGGCTCCTCCAGCATTCCCCGGTGATGCTCCCGATTCCAGGTACGTCGAGCGTCGACCATCTTGAAGAGAACGTCGCGGCCTCGGAGATCGAACTCACCGACGACGAGGTCGCAACGATCGAAGGCTGA
- a CDS encoding helix-turn-helix domain-containing protein has translation MKYLELRLQQSEDVIHPMHEFVAAREEYGSYRLLQWNPAVGETNTMIFAVEGEPEPYAAALETVETALEFEIVPGEGETFYVYVRERLAAEARQLTDAFTHGSLVVMPPLEYRSDRTIDLTVVGSADALQTAIDEAPPGVDAEIRSVGSYDAGTIETASALSDRQAEAATTAVDLGYYETPREATVADVADRLGCAPGTAAEHLRKAEATLVERTVEGLSGDRDV, from the coding sequence ATGAAATATCTCGAACTGCGCCTCCAACAGAGCGAGGACGTCATTCACCCGATGCACGAGTTCGTCGCCGCCCGGGAAGAATACGGGTCGTACCGTCTGCTTCAATGGAACCCCGCTGTCGGTGAGACCAACACCATGATCTTCGCCGTCGAAGGCGAGCCGGAACCGTACGCGGCAGCGCTCGAAACCGTCGAGACGGCGCTTGAGTTCGAGATCGTTCCGGGAGAGGGGGAGACGTTCTACGTGTACGTTCGCGAACGGCTCGCCGCCGAAGCGCGTCAGCTGACCGACGCGTTCACCCACGGCAGTCTCGTCGTGATGCCGCCGCTCGAATACCGGAGTGACCGCACCATCGATCTCACCGTCGTCGGGAGCGCCGACGCCCTCCAGACCGCGATCGACGAGGCACCGCCAGGCGTCGACGCCGAGATCCGGAGTGTCGGCAGCTACGACGCCGGAACGATCGAGACTGCGAGCGCGCTGAGCGACCGCCAGGCGGAAGCAGCGACGACAGCGGTCGATCTCGGTTACTACGAGACTCCCCGTGAGGCCACGGTCGCCGACGTGGCCGATCGGCTGGGCTGCGCACCGGGAACCGCCGCCGAGCATCTCCGAAAGGCCGAAGCCACACTCGTCGAACGAACTGTCGAGGGGTTGAGCGGTGATCGCGACGTATGA
- the dph2 gene encoding diphthamide biosynthesis enzyme Dph2: protein MSHQSDTSAGDLTRTGMALKHDREWDYELDRIVEAVEERDAEKVGLQFPEGLKRRGPAVTDDLRALLPDDVRVLLSGQPCYGACDLDTYMMRRTDVFVHFGHSPMKESEKIIYVPLFSNVDVEPIMVDSLEELDDPDENPDVGLVTTAQHMNKFEEMRAWLESRGFDVHTRRGDDRLTHEGQVLGCNYASADIDADQVLYVGGGKFHPLGLAMEHPDKRVVIADPVNNAVSVADTEKFLKQRYGAVHRAMDAEKWGVIFCTKIGQGRYDQAEKIVDENENAYLITMDEVTPDRLRNFDMDAFVNTGCPRITTDDGPQFHKPMLTPGEYEIAVGNEPLENLSFDTFHGTW, encoded by the coding sequence ATGAGCCACCAGTCGGATACTTCTGCGGGCGATCTCACGCGAACAGGAATGGCGCTCAAACACGATCGGGAGTGGGACTACGAACTCGATCGGATCGTCGAAGCGGTCGAGGAACGCGACGCCGAGAAAGTCGGTCTCCAGTTCCCCGAAGGGCTGAAGCGCCGCGGACCGGCCGTGACCGACGATCTCCGCGCACTCCTACCCGACGACGTGCGCGTCCTCCTGTCCGGACAGCCGTGCTACGGCGCGTGTGACCTCGATACCTATATGATGCGCCGCACGGACGTGTTCGTCCACTTCGGCCACTCCCCGATGAAGGAGTCGGAGAAGATCATCTACGTTCCGCTCTTTTCCAATGTCGATGTCGAGCCGATCATGGTGGACTCGCTTGAGGAACTCGACGATCCCGACGAGAACCCCGATGTCGGGCTCGTCACTACCGCACAGCACATGAACAAGTTCGAAGAGATGCGTGCGTGGCTCGAATCGCGAGGATTTGACGTCCACACCCGCCGGGGCGACGATCGATTGACTCACGAAGGACAGGTCTTGGGGTGTAACTACGCCTCCGCCGACATCGACGCCGATCAGGTGCTCTACGTCGGGGGCGGGAAGTTCCATCCCCTCGGTCTCGCGATGGAACACCCCGACAAGCGTGTGGTGATCGCCGATCCCGTCAACAACGCCGTTTCGGTCGCCGACACCGAGAAATTCTTGAAGCAGCGCTACGGAGCCGTCCACCGCGCGATGGACGCCGAGAAGTGGGGCGTGATCTTCTGCACCAAGATCGGCCAGGGACGCTACGATCAGGCCGAGAAGATCGTCGACGAGAACGAGAACGCCTACCTCATCACGATGGACGAGGTCACGCCCGACAGGTTGAGAAACTTCGACATGGACGCGTTCGTGAACACGGGCTGTCCACGGATCACGACCGACGACGGCCCGCAGTTCCACAAACCCATGTTGACGCCCGGCGAGTACGAAATCGCAGTCGGCAACGAACCCCTGGAGAACCTCTCGTTCGACACGTTCCACGGCACGTGGTAG